From Primulina tabacum isolate GXHZ01 chromosome 2, ASM2559414v2, whole genome shotgun sequence, one genomic window encodes:
- the LOC142537253 gene encoding putative germin-like protein 9-2 — MYFGKKTIFLVLVALTICQTAKAGDPDILTDFILPPNSSQVDGNFFTFTGLRSLVSDPIPPSFKVLKANMEQLPALNGQSVSFAALVYPSNSVNPVHTHPRSAELLFVILGSLEVGFVDTKNKLYTQTLQTGDMFVFPKGLVHYQYNADSKNPAIAISAFGSANPGTVSLPNTLFNSTTDDSVLAMSFKTDVATIKKIKAGLQG, encoded by the coding sequence ATGTATTTCGGCAAGAAAACGATATTTTTAGTGCTAGTTGCACTCACAATATGCCAGACAGCAAAGGCAGGAGATCCTGATATTCTCACAGACTTTATCCTACCACCGAACTCGTCGCAAGTCGATGGAAACTTCTTCACATTCACGGGTCTTCGATCCCTCGTTTCCGACCCAATCCCTCCATCCTTCAAAGTTCTCAAAGCAAACATGGAACAACTACCTGCCTTGAACGGACAGAGTGTATCCTTTGCTGCCTTAGTCTACCCGAGCAACTCGGTCAACCCGGTTCACACGCACCCCCGATCCGCGGAGCTCTTGTTCGTGATCCTGGGTTCATTGGAGGTCGGATTTGTGGACACGAAAAATAAGCTCTACACTCAAACTTTGCAAACAGGTGACATGTTTGTGTTTCCTAAAGGACTGGTGCATTACCAGTATAATGCTGATTCCAAGAATCCGGCTATCGCTATTTCTGCGTTCGGGAGTGCTAATCCGGGTACCGTTTCGTTGCCGAACACCCTGTTTAATTCCACCACTGATGACAGTGTTTTGGCTATGTCTTTCAAGACTGATGTTGCCACTATTAAGAAGATTAAGGCGGGGTTACAGGGATGA